The Bacteroidia bacterium genomic interval CACTGAAAAAGGCCTTCAAAAGGAATCATTTCTATTTTAAAATTCTTAGTATGCGGGCCCCTTCCGCCCAACCATCATTTTACTAAACCCAAAACAACATGTATGGGCTTTCAGGTCACGCTATCGGCTGTAGTCCTCGGCCCACTTGGCTAGCGCCGCGTGCGCCTGTGGGCTACTTGCCTCTATCGTTGCCCGAGGCGCTACTAATGCAGGTAGTTGCTAGTCCAACTAGACAAGGCATCTAATTGAGCTTTGCAAGAGGGAACATTTTCAAACCTCCCTTTACCTCACTTTTCTCAATAAAAGTCAATACAAACAGGTATCGTAACAGAATTTAAATCATGGAAAATTAATGATGGTAGCACTTTTCAGCAGGCCTTCTTGTGGAGGGTTAATCGGCTTCACATATCCATCACAAATAATTCAGAGTATAACCCATCATAATCTAGGTTGGAAACTGTTTTTGAGAAGAACATTTGTCTGGAATGAAAAAACTCCGAAGTAAAAGAATAAGAAGGACGACCTTTCAATACTTGTTCCTTTTTTGCGCATATAGCGACTACTTGTGAAACGGGGAATGCTAGGTTAAGAAATGCCTTTAATTCAGTCATTAAGAAAGGATAGTTATCGCAATAATGAATTTCCTTACAAATCATGGGTTTTGAAAAGAAATCCAGGCGAAGGAATTTACGGAGAGCCCAATCTAGGTATCCAATCCAACGATTGGTAATGAACTTTCTCCGTTGGCCTTTCAAATTTTTCAAAATCACCATTGCGGACTGATTGCCTTTTGAAAAAAGCCAGATATCGCAATTAAAATTTTTGTGATCCTTAAAAATACGGAGAGATTCACCGGTTAATTTCTTCTCTATTTCATCCAAATTGGTCAGGAGTAAGGAATCTACAACCGGTTTACCGAATAAACCTTTCCAAAAAACCACTCTATTATCCTGCAAATCCCTAAATCCATTTGATTTATACATACTATATAAACTTGGGATTGGTGTTATAGCGGTAAGCGAATAATCACCCAGTGATTGCAAGTATTGTACAATTCGATGGGTTAGTTTTTGCCCTCTATAATCAGAATCAATAATTAAGGTGGTAAGATTTGCAAATACTTCTGATTTTCCATGGATGATACGATCACTAAAAATTAGGCCTAAGTAAGCAATCACCTTGTTTTCATCTTGAATCATGACACCGCAAAAATCAATCGAACAAGGCCAATGCGTTTGAAAAAGGAGAGGAAATTTCTCTTTTAAATCCCCGGCCGTTTCAAATTTTTCCAAAAGCGGAAGGACTTTTGGATAATCCAAAGGATAAACTTTATGAAAGGTTAGGGCCATAATTAGACAATAAAGCCTTCAAAAGTGGGAATATTTTCGAAGAGTGGAACGAAAAAAATGACAATAAAAAAAGGCGAAAATCTTATGAAGAATTCGCCTTTTTGAGGTGGTGTGGGAGGGAATCGAACCCCCGACACAAGGATTTTCAGTCCTTTGCTCTACCGACTGAGCTACCACACCCCGTTTTTATTTCGGGCTGCAAATGTAGAATTAAATCGAATAAAATTGCAATAAGCCAAAAAAATATTTGAAAATTGAAAAAAAAACGGCTTGATGACTCAACTAATCAATTGAAAAATAATCCTTTCCTTGGTAAACTCCCGAACGCTCTTTTTCTAATTGCATTAATATATCATTAGCCAAACTGCTGGCGCCAAACCTAAACCAATGATTAGTTAACCAAGCCTGACCTAAGGTTTCTCTTACCATAACCAAATACTGCAGCGCACCTTTTGCAGTACTAATACCTCCTGCAGGCTTCATTCCTACCATTTTTCCGGTTAATTCATAAAAATCACGAATAGCTTCTAACATCACCAATGTTACTGGTTGGGTAGCTGCAGGACTTATCTTCCCTGTCGAGGTTTTAATAAAGTCTGCCCCGGCATGCATGGCTATATCACTTGCTTTCCGAACATTATCTAAGGTAGAAAGTTCCCCTGTTTCCAATATCACTTTAAGCCGGGCGCTTCCGCAAGCTTCCTTAATTGCAGCAATTTCATCGTAAACATAGTTGTATTCTCCTGCTAAGAATTGCCCCCTCGAAATAACCATGTCAACCTCATCAGCACCACTATCAACTGCAAACTTGGTATCCTCCAATTTCACCGACCGTAAACTTTGACCGGAAGGAAAGGCTGTAGCCACGGAAGCAACTTTGATACCGGTTCCTTGTAAAGCCGCTTTTGCTACTTTGACAAAGGTAGGATAAACGCAAACAGCAGCCACCGTAGGTAAATCAGGATAAGAATCATGCATGTGAGCAGCTTTGTAACACATTTGCTGAACTTTGCCGGTGGTATCCTTACCTTCTAAAGTGGTTAAATCAATCATGTTCAAGGCTAACTTTAATCCACTTACTTTGGAAGAAGCCTTGATACTACGGGTATTTAATCGTGCCACCCTCTCCTCTACTCCAACTTGGTCAATCGGAATAGTAGTATTAAAATCAATTGGTGTTGTAAGCATGCTGCTAAAGTAGCACTTCCACTTTTGTGTTTGACGTTAATTCACCATTTTCTACATTCTTCAACCAATTTACTCCCGGAATTGCACCCGGAACAAACCTTCCTAAATCCTTCCAACCAAATAATTCTGCGCCATTAAAAATGCCCCATTTTAGCAATTCCTCTGTATTAATCTGTGGAAAATTGAGCTTTATTGTCTTTAATTCCTCTAAAACATTTAGTCCATCATTCGATGCTAAACTGTCTGTACCTATAACCACCTTGTTCGAAAAACCCATAAAAACCTCCATATCGGGCAGCCTGTTCTCAATGAACAAATTTGCTTTTGGACACAGGCAAAACCAAAGTTGATTAGTGTAAAGCATAGCTCTACTAATGTCATCAGCTGTGGTATTCGTGTTGTGTACAAGTAATACCGGGTTGCATTTCGGCAATTTTACCACATGAGAAGGTAGAGAACGGAAGCCGGTTGGAATAAAATTAACCATTCCTGGATAAAAAGCCTTCATTAATTCAAACATCTCACCTGTACCACTCATAAAAAAATCATCTTCACTTGGAGTCTCCTGGTTATGAATTGATATTGGAAATTCTGAAGTATAACAATACTCTGACAATAAAGCATACAACTTATCCGAAACCGAATATGGAGCATGTGGAGTTACCGAAACCTGGGCTCTTGGATACATTTGCTTCATCCTACGTTCCAAAGTTTTACCATGATCTAGCATAGCGCTTGCCTTGTTTGGATCAGGGCTAAAAATTTCCATAAAAGAATGATATCGAATCGAACTCACTGCTTTTGTTGGAAAAGTGGCTTCGCTATTGCAAATATCCCCAACCCCTACAATACCATTTTTTATCATTTCTGATTCGGCGGCTTTAATAGCTGCATCAATTTCAGAACCAGGACCCAGGCGCTTAGGTACTAATTCCTTTACAAATTGAGCCAAACCCTTTCCAGCGGTAACTTTTGATTTTAGATGACTCAATTCCAAATGACAATGCGCATTTATAAAACCCGGACAAAGAATTCCGGGAAAAAAGTCAACCTGATCCACATGGCCGGTATTTTCCGAAATGGAAACAATCTCTCCTTCCGATGTAACCGTCAAAACCGCATTTTCATGCATAACCGATCCATCAAAAATGAAATCGGAACTAAAACGCCTTACCAAGTTACACCAATATAGCTTCCAAGGTTATGGAAGTGTTTAACAATTTGCCAATTGGACAATTCTCTTTAGCTTCCAAAGCCGCTGCTTGAAAATCATCATTGGAAATGCCCGCAACCGAAGCAGCCAGCTTTAAATGAATACCAGTAACTGCCCCATTTTCAAATGTTAAATCTGCCCGGGTATCCAAGGTATTCGGAGTGAAACTTTTCGCCCCCAGTACAAAACTCAGTTTCATGGTAAAACAACCGGCCAAGGCTGCTGCAATTAATTCTTCTGGATTTGTACCCACACCTTCTTCGAACCGGCTCGAAAAAGAATATTGGGTGTTGTTCAATACTGTGCTTTGTGAAGAAAGTGTGCCTTTGCCTTCTTTTCCACTGCCTTCCCAATGGGCGGTTGCATGTCTTTTCATATGGTTTATATTTTGGAAGCAAAGATAAATTTTGATTGGCAAGTTGGATCAATGAAACTGCCAAATTCAGCATGGAGATTTTTTTTTAAGGGTAACACAATAATATCAAAATGGCCTAGTTATGACTTACCCAAAACCAAGAAAAATGAACCACCTAAGCTCTACTTCCTCCCGTCCTCTGGACGTTAATTACGGCATTAAAATGTTAGTGGCTCTTAGTCTTTACCCATTTGTTTGGACCATTTGCCTGGGTTTAGGGGAGATTTTCCAAAATCAAATTTTGATTCTACTTACCATGTGCACCTGGAAAGTTGCCTGGAGTTTGGGATCTATCATTTGGATAGTATTATTGGTTTACCATTTCACATTTTTCCAATCGTACCGTAAACACTTGATTTGGCCGCTAGTAATAATGGGAAGCGGTTGCACTTTGCTCTATTTTATTGAAAAATGGGATTGGTTTGGAATTGGAAGCCAATACCTCAATCTTGGGATTTAAGAAAATCCATTTGTTCATCCATCCGGTATTAAACTGTAAATTTACCTTTGTTGTTCAAAACAAAGGTATTGAAAGCAATCATCATTGGTAGTGGTTTAGCAGGATTGGCCTGTGCCATTCGTTTACGAAAGGCCGGTTGGGATGTAGATGTTTATGAATCTCAAGCTACCCCGGGGGGTAAATTACAAACCAAATGGATTGGCGATTACCGTTTTGACCTAGGTCCTTCGGTTTTAACTAAACCGGAATTCATCCAACAGCTCTTTGAACTGTGTGGAGAAAATGCCGATATTCATTTTCGAGTTAAGAAACCTGAAAAAATATTTCAGTACTTTTTTGAAGATGGCACCATTCTTCAAACCTATAACGATCGCTATAAAACTGCCGAATCACTTTCCAAAAGTCTTGGAATTGATAAAAACCAACTGCTTGCTTACCTTCAACGCTCTGAAGATATTGCCAGGATAACATCGCCGGTTTTTTTAGAGCGTAGTTTACACCAATTAAAAAACTATTTCAACAAGGAAACCACCTACGGAATTTTACATTTTGGAAAAATTAAAGCCTTTCAAAGCTTAAACCAGTATCATCTTTCCTCCTTTCAAAACCCCAAACTGGTTCAACTTTTCAACCAATATGCCAGTTACAATGGTTCCAACCCTTACGTAGCACCCGGAACATTAAGTGTTATTCCTCATTTCGAATTAAACGAAGGAATGTATATTCCAGAAAATGGTATTCATGCAATTGTGGATAGTTTGTATAATTTGGCATTAAGACAAGGTGTAAAATTTCATTTCAATAAAAAGGTAAGCGAAATTTTTGTTCATGAACGTAAGGCCAAAGGCATTCGAATTTCTGAAGGAAAGGTACTTGGTGATGCTATTATTTCAAATGCAGATGCCTGGAATACATGGAAACACTTACTACCAAAAGAGAAATTCCCCTCCAATATTCAAAAACATCAACGGTCATCGTCTATGGTGGTTTTTTACTGGGGAGTAAATCGCAATTTTCCGGAACTAAATTTACACAACATGTTTTTTAGTGGCAATAGTCAAGAAGAATACCGACATATTTTTGATTTAGGTCAGGTGTATAACGACCCCTCCGTTTATGTCAATATTACCAGCAAAGAGATTAAAGGAGATGCACCGGAGGGTAAAGAAAATTGGTTTGTTATGACTACTGTTCCGCATTTGAATGGACAAGATTGGGATGAATTGCTAAAGAACATCCGTCGAAATGTACTTTCCAAGTTAAACCGCATGCTTAAAACAGACCTGGAACCTTTGATAGAAGTTGAAGAACATCTTGAACCAAGAATAATAGAAAGCAGATACAATTCAGCATTTGGCAGTGTTTATGGTTACAGCAGCAATAGTATATGGTCGGCATTTTTAAGACAAGCAAATTTTGAAAAAAGCATAAAAGGTTTGTACTTTTGTGGAGGCAGTGCTCATCCGGGCGCAGGTATGCCCTTGTGTTTGCTGTCCGGAAAAATTGCGGCCGAATTGGTTCAAGAAAAATCCGGATGATTGAATACGACGACACTTATTTCATGCGTCAGGCTTTAAAAGAGGCTGAAAAAGCATTTGCACTTGATGAAATACCTATTGGTGCAATTGTTGTCTGTAACGGGACCATTATTGCCCGAAGCCATAACCTTACTGAACGTCTAAATGATGTAACTGCTCATGCCGAGATGCAAGCAATTACAGCCGCTGCTGATTACATGGGTGGAAAATACTTACCTGAATGCACCATGTACGTTACTGTAGAGCCTTGCGTAATGTGTGCAGGGGCATTGACCTGGTCTCAAATTGGAAGAATCGTGTACGGGGCATCCGACAACCGCAAAGGATATACTCATTTACAAAACTTTTCACTACATCCCAAAACAGAAGTCAGCAAAGGAATTTTGGAAAATGAATGCGGAAAACTAATGAAGGATTTTTTTAAGAAAAAAAGATCATAATTTTACAACACACTTATTTAAAAAATGAAAAAAGCAATTTACCTTTTAGCCTTCCCCATCCTCTTTAGTTGCAATTCTAACCCTAACAAAGAAGTAGTAGCTTCCGATTTTATTGGAGAAAAATTTGACGATTCCGCACCTATTTCTTTGGCAGAACTGAATGAAAAAATGAAATCCGGTGGACCGGTAGAGGCTACTGTTACTGCACCGGTATCAGCAGTTTGCCAAGTGAAAGGATGTTGGATGACATTACAAAATCCGGGGGGTGAAGATGTTAGAATTACCTTTAAAGATTATGCCTTTTTTGTACCTAAAGATAGTAAAGGAAAAACAGCCATTATCCATGGAAAAGCATCCATGGATACCACTTCCGTGGAAGAATTAAAACATTTTGCCGAAGATGATGGACAATCCAAAGAAGAAATAGAAAAAATTACTGAACCCAAAATTGAAATGGTTTTTGAAGCCAGCGGAGTGAAACTAAAGTAATCCAACCACCTGACTTTCAACAGGATTTTTACTACATGGAATAATTTCGTACCTTGGCATCCAATAAGTTTTTGAACTGATGGAAAAGATTGAATTGGAGTACGAAATTAAAACCTCGCCTCGCATCCTTTACAAAATGATTAGCACAGATGAAGGTTTGCAGCAATGGTTCGCCAAGAAAGTTAAAATAACCAAGGATAGTTATACCTTCGACTGGGATGGAACCACCGAAGTAGC includes:
- the deoC gene encoding deoxyribose-phosphate aldolase, producing MLTTPIDFNTTIPIDQVGVEERVARLNTRSIKASSKVSGLKLALNMIDLTTLEGKDTTGKVQQMCYKAAHMHDSYPDLPTVAAVCVYPTFVKVAKAALQGTGIKVASVATAFPSGQSLRSVKLEDTKFAVDSGADEVDMVISRGQFLAGEYNYVYDEIAAIKEACGSARLKVILETGELSTLDNVRKASDIAMHAGADFIKTSTGKISPAATQPVTLVMLEAIRDFYELTGKMVGMKPAGGISTAKGALQYLVMVRETLGQAWLTNHWFRFGASSLANDILMQLEKERSGVYQGKDYFSID
- a CDS encoding amidohydrolase family protein, whose protein sequence is MVRRFSSDFIFDGSVMHENAVLTVTSEGEIVSISENTGHVDQVDFFPGILCPGFINAHCHLELSHLKSKVTAGKGLAQFVKELVPKRLGPGSEIDAAIKAAESEMIKNGIVGVGDICNSEATFPTKAVSSIRYHSFMEIFSPDPNKASAMLDHGKTLERRMKQMYPRAQVSVTPHAPYSVSDKLYALLSEYCYTSEFPISIHNQETPSEDDFFMSGTGEMFELMKAFYPGMVNFIPTGFRSLPSHVVKLPKCNPVLLVHNTNTTADDISRAMLYTNQLWFCLCPKANLFIENRLPDMEVFMGFSNKVVIGTDSLASNDGLNVLEELKTIKLNFPQINTEELLKWGIFNGAELFGWKDLGRFVPGAIPGVNWLKNVENGELTSNTKVEVLL
- a CDS encoding OsmC family protein → MKRHATAHWEGSGKEGKGTLSSQSTVLNNTQYSFSSRFEEGVGTNPEELIAAALAGCFTMKLSFVLGAKSFTPNTLDTRADLTFENGAVTGIHLKLAASVAGISNDDFQAAALEAKENCPIGKLLNTSITLEAILV
- the crtI gene encoding phytoene desaturase encodes the protein MKAIIIGSGLAGLACAIRLRKAGWDVDVYESQATPGGKLQTKWIGDYRFDLGPSVLTKPEFIQQLFELCGENADIHFRVKKPEKIFQYFFEDGTILQTYNDRYKTAESLSKSLGIDKNQLLAYLQRSEDIARITSPVFLERSLHQLKNYFNKETTYGILHFGKIKAFQSLNQYHLSSFQNPKLVQLFNQYASYNGSNPYVAPGTLSVIPHFELNEGMYIPENGIHAIVDSLYNLALRQGVKFHFNKKVSEIFVHERKAKGIRISEGKVLGDAIISNADAWNTWKHLLPKEKFPSNIQKHQRSSSMVVFYWGVNRNFPELNLHNMFFSGNSQEEYRHIFDLGQVYNDPSVYVNITSKEIKGDAPEGKENWFVMTTVPHLNGQDWDELLKNIRRNVLSKLNRMLKTDLEPLIEVEEHLEPRIIESRYNSAFGSVYGYSSNSIWSAFLRQANFEKSIKGLYFCGGSAHPGAGMPLCLLSGKIAAELVQEKSG
- a CDS encoding nucleoside deaminase produces the protein MIEYDDTYFMRQALKEAEKAFALDEIPIGAIVVCNGTIIARSHNLTERLNDVTAHAEMQAITAAADYMGGKYLPECTMYVTVEPCVMCAGALTWSQIGRIVYGASDNRKGYTHLQNFSLHPKTEVSKGILENECGKLMKDFFKKKRS
- a CDS encoding DUF4920 domain-containing protein, coding for MKKAIYLLAFPILFSCNSNPNKEVVASDFIGEKFDDSAPISLAELNEKMKSGGPVEATVTAPVSAVCQVKGCWMTLQNPGGEDVRITFKDYAFFVPKDSKGKTAIIHGKASMDTTSVEELKHFAEDDGQSKEEIEKITEPKIEMVFEASGVKLK